Genomic window (Abditibacteriota bacterium):
CGCAGTGATCATCGACACTGCCGGCAGGCTCCACAACAAGAGCGGGCTCATGGAGGAGCTGGGCAAGATAGGACGCATAGTGGAAAAGAGTCTGGGACGGCCCTGCGACGAAGTGCTGCTGGTCCTGGACGCCACCACCGGCCAGAACGCCATCAGCCAGGCCCGGGAGTTTTCCGCAGCGGTGCCCGTGTCTGGCATCATCCTCACCAAGATGGACGGCACCGCAAAGGGCGGAGTGGCCGTCACCGTGAGAGAAGAGCTGAACATCCCAGTGAAGCTGCTCACCTCCGGCGAGAGCGCCACGGAGATAGAGCCCTTCAACAGTCTGGACTACGCCAGGTCCCTCTTTGACTGAATGCGGCGTATCCTGTTTGCGGGAGACCCCTTCCCTCCCCGAAGGCTCCTGCTGGTCACAGTATATTATATCCTCGGTATCCTTGCCGGGGATGTTTGTTCTTTCGGAGTCTGTCTTCTGCTGGCCCTTATACCTCTGGCTGCGGGAGCCCGGGTCCGCAGCTCCTTTGTGTGCCTGCTGGCCCTGTGCTTCGCGGCAGGCTCCGGCATCTACACCCTCCACAGGCTCCTGCCCCCGGACCACATAGCCAATATCACCTCCCCGGTCACTGCAGTATCCGGCACCGTGGTGAGCGTCCCCGAGTTTTCCTGCTATGAAGGGCAGCTGATGCGCGTCACCTCCGCCGAGACCCCTGCGGGCCCCGTGCCGGCCCGGGGCTGCGTGCTCCTCTATGCCAAAAGGTCCCTGCCTTACGGCGCCTGCCTCACTGTCAGGGACGCTCCCCGCTTTATCACCGGCGAGGCTGCCTTCGGCATGGACGCAGGCAGGTATTATGCCCGGAAAAACGTGTATATGTCCGTATTCTCCCGTCCCGGGAATACGCTGCTTACCGGCATGTCCTCTTCCTTGCTCATGAGAGCGGCGGATATGACCCGCCACGCCGTCATCCGGAGCGCCCGGCTCCTGCCGAAGGAGGCCGGGGGCTTTTTGACCGGCATGCTGATGGGCAGCCGGGACTACATTTCCGACGAGCTCTACCGGGCCTGCATCGGCTGCGGCATCATCCATCTGCTGGCGGCCTCCGGCTTTCACTGCGGACTGGTGGCTCTGGCCGTGGGTCTCTGTCTGGGGCCCATCCCCGACCACCGGGTCAAAAGCCTCTGCGTCATACTCTGTCTGTGGTTCTACGTGCTGCTCACCGGCTGCGCTCCCGGGGCTGTCCGGGGCGCCCTGTGCGTCACTCTGTTTCTTGCGGGCTCCCTGCTGGGGAGAGGCTGCACCAAGCCCTCCTACACCCTGCTTCTGAGCGCCCTTGTGATACTCTGCGTAAGTCCCTCCCAGCTCTTCGACGTGGGCTTCAGGCTGTCCTACGTGTGCGCCGCCGCCCTGCTGGTCATTGCGCCCTATCTGTCCATGCCTGTACGCAGCGCCCGGCGCCGGGGCAGACTGGGAGCCGGAGCCGCTCACGCAGGGCTGCTCCTGGCGGCCTCTGCCGCCGTGGCTCTGGCGGTGCTGCCCTTTCAGATATATTATTTCAACTACGTCTCCCTCGCGGGCTTCCTGCTGGGAATCCCTCTCTGCGCCGTGATCACCTGCTATTTTTACATGGGCGTCATCGCCATGCTGTGCTCAGCCATACCTCTCACGGGGCAGGCGGCGGCATGGGTGGCGGGTCCTGCGGGAGACTTCACCGTCTGGCTCATCAGGCAGGCGGGAGACGCCTCCCGGCTGTGGACGGTGGGAGTCCTGCCTCCGGCTGCAGTCATAGTCTGGTATCTGTGCGCGGCTCTGGTGATACTGCTCCTGTGGAGAAGGTTCGGTGAAAGGAGGTCCGAAGATGTATAAGCGGCTGCTGGCAGTATTGTGCCTGCTGTGGGTCCCCGCCCTCCTCTGGGCGCGGCCCTGCTTCAGGCTCACGGTGCTGAACGTGGGACAGGGCCTGTCGGCGGTGGCCGAAAGCCCGGACGGCAAGGTGCTGGTCTTTGACTGCGGCTCCGAGTCCGGCGGCTTTGAGTCCAAAAACGGCAACAGGACCGCCAGATATCTGAGGCAGAGAGGCAGGAGAAGGATAGACCTGCTGATATTGTCCCATCCGGATGCGGACCATTCCTCCGGCATCGTGGAGCTGGCCCGGGAATTCACCATAGGGAGCTTTTTGTCTCCCGACGTCCCGGGGCCCGCCATGACAGACGTCAGAAAGGAGCTCCGCAGGCGCCATACGCCCTGCGGGACCCTC
Coding sequences:
- a CDS encoding ComEC/Rec2 family competence protein, producing the protein MRRILFAGDPFPPRRLLLVTVYYILGILAGDVCSFGVCLLLALIPLAAGARVRSSFVCLLALCFAAGSGIYTLHRLLPPDHIANITSPVTAVSGTVVSVPEFSCYEGQLMRVTSAETPAGPVPARGCVLLYAKRSLPYGACLTVRDAPRFITGEAAFGMDAGRYYARKNVYMSVFSRPGNTLLTGMSSSLLMRAADMTRHAVIRSARLLPKEAGGFLTGMLMGSRDYISDELYRACIGCGIIHLLAASGFHCGLVALAVGLCLGPIPDHRVKSLCVILCLWFYVLLTGCAPGAVRGALCVTLFLAGSLLGRGCTKPSYTLLLSALVILCVSPSQLFDVGFRLSYVCAAALLVIAPYLSMPVRSARRRGRLGAGAAHAGLLLAASAAVALAVLPFQIYYFNYVSLAGFLLGIPLCAVITCYFYMGVIAMLCSAIPLTGQAAAWVAGPAGDFTVWLIRQAGDASRLWTVGVLPPAAVIVWYLCAALVILLLWRRFGERRSEDV